TGGTTGGTACAGTTGTTTTGTTAGCAAATAGCTTTTTGTTGGAGGGTACAGCAGATCTTTTTACCAGAGACTGAAAAACAATTATCCcaatcatatataaaataaatttaccttTTCGAACTGAAACATCAGGATTTTCGTCCCTCAATGGGTGCCAACGCTGTTATGCTTCTACTCCAATGCCACCTTTGATGATATAACAATAATTCATTGATGTTAAAAATTTATCACAGGCCTTAGGGAAAATTGTCACAATTAAGTATGCACATTTTGTGTAtgaaaaatcacatttatatattTCTCATAATGAAAtcatttttaatattcaaatattgtaagttttattgtataaaaaagtATGTAAGTCAAATAATCTTTTTGTatagtgctaataattttatgaTGTAAGCATTAGAAATCCCAAATCcctaattgtaaaaaaaaaaaaaacataatttacacCACGTTTAGCATAATTCTTAGCCTGTTTTTCAACTATAATAACAACAATTGTGGAGTCTTATTTATTCCATTGGTCGacttagtaattatttaattttggaatttttgttttGGTGGTTGAGCGAATTGTTGTCTGAAGTTTGGATTATTATATTTGCACACATCGTTTGTGGattatgaaaatttcataaatgtcatttattttttaacacaCTTTCTTAAACTTCTTTTAGATTACCAATTAACAAAAGTGTGATGGCTACGTTCGAAAATCCTCACTGCTCCTCACCGCAACTCCAATTTTCTACCGGAGTTTAAAGCTCCAATGAATAAAAAATCAAccctaatcaattttttttttaaaatttacaattttaataaacatagtaaatacaattttaatattttattaaatgattttataaatttacatatttttaatattttcataaaaatgaaataattttaaaaacttttattatatataatttctaaTCTAATGTTTTTAATAGTCTTATTCTATTATCACCTCACCGTTACaactgcgtttgaatccaaataCACACCCCGCCACTGTTTTACAATATCCAATGCAATAATTAATCTCACTGCTACCGCTATTTTTAATCTCACTGAAGATAAATGCATCGCCCATCCCAACTTCAATCCACTTGGATTGTTTTTTACTTCATTAAAGGTGGACAAACCatgccattaaaattttaatagtttaggcttagtttggatgagTGGTGCGTTTACTTTCGGTGATATTGAAAACAACAATGACAATGAGATTAGTTACTATAGCGATGAAATAGGATACTGTAGTAGTGAAATTAGAAATAGAAGTAgggtgtgtgtttggattcaaacgcaacTATAACAATGAGGTGTGAATAGTAAATGACTATTAAAAACATTAGATTTATGATTTCtctttcattatatttttttccCTCAAATTCTGTTGATGAATAAAAAATCTTCTTAAAATATCAAAGGAAAATTATCAATTTTGATAATGGTTTTGTCCTCTCTCATTATACTCTTCGCTCTCATTTAATCCTCTCATCTGATTGTATGAAAATGGTTTTGTCCATTCATCAGCTATTCTGTTCTATCATTGCTTTTATCtgtttcatttcttttcaatctaaaactaaaaaaaacaagCACCATCTTTTCCATTCATGATGACACAGAAGGTGAAGAAAattatcaattttgattcatcaaTGGATATGGGTGGTTAACCAAAATAGAgaagataaaaaaaagaagaagcaatgtttaaaataaaagtcattttcctttttttaaaaaatggatgattgaaaattttaaaaataattttcattattttcaccaAAATGTTTTGTGGAAATGAAAAAATGAGAATAAAGGgttttttaactttaaatgaaTTCATATTGGTTCAAATCcatataagcacaaaaaatatttatttttcaactttttttttcttatattgaATCCGGTATTCTGATTCAAATCCATAtcaatacaaaatttattttattttattaataacatgtttttatttctatttatcaaaatgttttttttttatttttaaaaaatagaaaatgaaaatcaTGTTTCTATTTACCagtatttcataaattaaactgactttaattgttttaaaaaaaaagaaaaaaaagagatctGGTGAAGTAGAAACTAGGGAAGGGGATGGTTGCTATGGAAATTGGGATGGAAAAAAAAGGAAGTTGTTATagttaataaagaaaaaaaaaagatttttttgtattctttatgCCCGTTTTACTGTTTATGTTTGCTGTTCGTGGTTGTCTTTTTTAACCATGTTTAAATCTATGTCTCCAATTAAGAATATAATGTGCCTTATCATTAAATACAACACTTgttggtaaaaaaataaataaatagtgtaaaatttatatgatattttaacaacatatatataatataatggtaaaattataatttttttgaaggataatgttaatattgtaattatatttattatttattattataattttacataaaaattaatctaattaactTGTAATAGCAACTCAGTTAAATGTTTTTTTAAGTATTAAGTTATGTTACAAAATGTCAATGTAAAAGATCATGTAGAAAATATATTAATGAAAAGTTCAAATGAGGTTTTTGTTGAAATGATTAGTTTGAACCTTTAAATATGTTGGTTTAAACCTTATTACACCAGCTCAATGAAATTCTTTTTTGAAAcaactcaatcaacaatttaaataaaatatatatatatacatatatgtgtaaataTAAGTTGCCATGAAAATTTGAGTTAACTGCACCAAATGTCTCCAAATTATAATTTtcattctaaattagtccctaaacttcaaattattttaattacatctTCAAACTATCGATGTTATATCAATTAGGTTATTTTTTGTTACTAACAttgttaatttaactattaaatgagACATTAGATTTTATATAGCATAGTTTAAAATAgaacatttaagaaaaaaaatgaatgttctaaaaatattaattttgatatttttgaagcttttacaaaatttttgtcattcactcttttttttttcttaagttttattttatttttcatttttactttttaaaattatgcaataacattttactttttttttttaaatttcattttaaatttaagtgtataaaatttgacaaaaagacTTATCCTCTATTAATTACTCAGAAGTAAAACAAATtgatacaaaattaaaatacaaaaaaaggaGGGCTTAAAGTAACAAATGCAAGAAGGCtagtataaattaaatttacTGTCAAAAAAGAACATGTATGAATGTAATTTACACTACAGTCAATCACAGTAAACCCCTGAAACCTGTAATTTTACATGGCTAATGATGAAGATACacagtgaacaaaaaaaaaaaagaaaagaaaaaaagacagCCGTGAAAATAACCTACCAATTGTTTTGCACATTGAGCAGCCGGCGGAATCCTTACAGGATATGCTACAAGAACAGTAGACCGGTAAGCATGATTATAGGTAGAAGTAAAGCTAGCATGCCCCGTATTTGATCCCGCGATGAACCATCATTGCTCATCTGCCCCGCGTTGACAAATTCAGTTCTTCCTGTGTTGATATTTGTTGAGACATTGACCGACATTGAACCTGATCTCAATACACAATGGAGCAGATTCAGAGTCAACATAAACTCGGTGAGATAAAAATGGAAACGAGCATTGGTATTCCGAATTTTGACATCTTCCGCACCTATTGAATATGTCCTTTTAACAACGTGATGGTGGAAAAGTCGTTTTACAGGATTTAGGAGGTTGTCGAACTGGAGATTATTGGAAAAATCTATTCTAATGTATAATATGAAAGTTCATTTTGACACTTACAGTCATAGTTGGTCCATCCGATCCGTTGATTCACCAAATCATATACAAAGATTTTGTCTTTTAGAACAAGATctgcaaaagaaaaaggaagaatatTTATGGCTTACTACATCATGCAGGCAAAAATCATCCAGCTAAGTGACatataaagcattaaaatttcaaGCACAAAGCTAAGCctgcaaaagaaaaaggaagaatatTTATGGCTTACTACATCATGCAGGCAAAAATCATCCAGCTAAGTGACatataaagcattaaaatttcaaGCACAAAGCTAAGCTTAGGCCTACAAGTAACAAATTGTCACGTTATAGAAAGCCCAGAATTCATGAAGTCTCCAAACAAGTGTAACGTAATTGATCCGGACATTCTGTGTAGTGAAAATACCTCCTAAAATTGTTATCCTTTGACCCTGAATTTTCTGAAAGCCTATGCACCAACTTGCAGAACCACCCTGTAAATATAAGTCGGCCGTTTTTCATTCAGAAATTCAGGATATGAAATAAAAACGACACAACATACAAAACAAGGAAGTCCGTTCAGACTGACGTTAGATTTTAGAGCTTGTCTCAATATACTTCCACTTTGGAATTGAAACATGGGCTAATAATGAGATTCAAACAGCTAAAAatacaaaatagaaaataaataacaaagaaaCCCATCAAACTAAAGAAACCCATCAAACTATTTTGCTCAAAGGAAGAAAATCAGACAAGCTCTACCGTATAACAGGAAGAAAGTATGATACAGTAGATAGAAATCTATGTATGCATGTCCAAAGCTTTAGATAACTTACGATAGAATTCTGCTGTACAAGATAGTCTTGCGGATTTAAAATCAAGGATGCACCACCAGCAAAGTTCAGACTAACTTGAGGGAATATGTCGTTGACACTAAACAGAATGTTAACATACTGTCAGTTACGAGTTACAATCATCAGTCACTGAAACGAAATGAAATAATATCAGTGGGTAGTCAACCTGGAGGTTATAAGGTAGCATTGATTTCCTTTGGAAAGAATAGGGCGCACGGTTTGTGAAACAGCATTTGTGATCTGCACAACAAGAGAATAGTTAATCACTAAACTCGTGATTCACAACTAATATCAGAAAACAAGCATAACAAGtgaaaagcatatatatattttaaatgatagttgATCTTCTTAATGTTGGCCAAGTATTGGTAAAACATAACTCGTGACTTACAGCACTCATGAAAGCATCATAAGCTTCATCAGCTAGGTATGCTAAAGTTGTCCCGGAATCAACTATTGTTCCTTGGTTGTTTGATGTAGAAAACACTGATGGGTTTATTGATAAAACTTGTCCACCAACTGAAATGCTCCGCAGATCAAGATTATAGTGAGGCCTGAAATTTCGTGGTGCAAGGATGGTTAACCAAACAGCCAATGAAGCCTTATATTTTCCTACAGTCCCCAATATACATCCAACAAGCAGAAATGGTAGCATATCTATCTCATAAACCTATGTATGTAAGATTGTGTACCACATTatacaaaaaacaaataaaagaaaacatactGTGATGGGACAAGCGGAGTGTAAACCATATTCGGCTCCAAAATCTCGCCAAAAACAAGTATACCCCCACCACTGTTACTTCCTTTTAAGCAGTGGGAAAAAACTTTGGGAGTTATTCCCTCTGATGAAAGTTGAGAGATTACAGATAAACTCTGCTGGCCAAATCCAAATATTCCATCAACAGCTCTATCGGACTTTGTCAAGTCCCCGGTCTGCAACACGCTACACCTGTTTCACAATCCACAATTTAAGCCAACAAGTTACATCTTTCCAATCAAACAAATTGGAAACAACATGATTAGCATTGCGACGTTGATGAACTATTTAGCTCACCCGAACATAATGGGTGCTGTAGAATTAGTAATCACAGATCCTTCAAGAATTGAATTAAAATGCAACGAGTCCGCTACATAATAGCCTGATGTTCCACTACCATCTCCATACTGAAATGTGTAACTGCACTGATTGCTCTGACCCGAACAGCCGGAATCCGATGATTGGAGACCTGCACTACATCTTTGGTCTGAACATGAGACCAATGAAGCTGTTGATGAGCTTCCAGGATCATACAAATTAAGCTGAATCtgtaagaagaaaaaaaataacatagttgctcatttcattttctttcaatcaattaccaaattgaaaaagaaaaaaaaaacaaggaaaaGCGAATTTTACTTGAAGTCCACTAGATTGAGGACAACCATTGCAGGAATTGCACCCTATCCATAAAACATCACTTCCAGTATCAATCTGTACATGAAATTCCCTTGGAGGAGACCCTAATTGTACTTTTGTATAATATAACctaaacacacacacaaaaaaagaaataaatcagtaaattaaaagaaaaagcagCCAAAACAAAGCATAaacaaagaaaaagggaaaaaattacTGTTGTAGTATACAATTAATGAACCCCAAAGTAAAAGAGACACTAAAAAACTTTAACAAAGTGAAGGACAGAGAAGAAgctaataaaaatgataaatttcatGTAAATAGTAAATACCCAACATTGAAAATTAGTCAGATATTTAACTTCTCAATCCAAATTTAGAAACGAATGATTCAAAACCAAgcctaaattcaaaaaaaaaaaccaagaaaagtGCAGTAAAGAAATTTGATTGGAACTTATTTACCCAACAAGAAACGGATCATAGGTCCCCATAACAGGAAAATCCACAACGCCACCAGAAGAAGACTGCAACAA
This window of the Gossypium hirsutum isolate 1008001.06 chromosome A09, Gossypium_hirsutum_v2.1, whole genome shotgun sequence genome carries:
- the LOC121206112 gene encoding aspartic proteinase 36 translates to MAAVFPTWILIVALLFDAAVVMGSFPATLKLERKIPLASHELELSQLRERDRLRHGRLLQSSSGGVVDFPVMGTYDPFLVGLYYTKVQLGSPPREFHVQIDTGSDVLWIGCNSCNGCPQSSGLQIQLNLYDPGSSSTASLVSCSDQRCSAGLQSSDSGCSGQSNQCSYTFQYGDGSGTSGYYVADSLHFNSILEGSVITNSTAPIMFGCSVLQTGDLTKSDRAVDGIFGFGQQSLSVISQLSSEGITPKVFSHCLKGSNSGGGILVFGEILEPNMVYTPLVPSQPHYNLDLRSISVGGQVLSINPSVFSTSNNQGTIVDSGTTLAYLADEAYDAFMSAITNAVSQTVRPILSKGNQCYLITSSVNDIFPQVSLNFAGGASLILNPQDYLVQQNSIGGSASWCIGFQKIQGQRITILGDLVLKDKIFVYDLVNQRIGWTNYDCSMSVNVSTNINTGRTEFVNAGQMSNDGSSRDQIRGMLALLLPIIMLTGLLFL